In a genomic window of Pseudomonas putida:
- a CDS encoding disulfide bond formation protein B has translation MSLACTRSLFFTVFVVGALVLGTSYYLEYSIGLNPCGLCLLQRICLALLTCICLIAAVQGPGRLGSFLYWLLGLLCSLAGTVAAGRQVLLQGNPAHQLATCASDLVELFDSGSWLCIVQQMFKGTFDCTQRTWTWLDLSIPEWSLLFFVAMTILGVYQLLRLLWIAMRRPLSGESSQQALLKD, from the coding sequence ATGTCATTGGCCTGCACACGCTCCTTGTTTTTCACGGTCTTCGTGGTGGGCGCCCTGGTCCTGGGCACGTCCTACTATCTGGAATACTCCATCGGCCTCAACCCTTGTGGCTTGTGCCTGTTGCAACGGATTTGCCTGGCGCTGCTGACTTGCATCTGCCTGATAGCGGCAGTGCAGGGCCCTGGTCGACTCGGCTCCTTTCTCTATTGGCTGCTCGGCCTTCTCTGCAGCCTGGCGGGTACGGTCGCCGCAGGGCGGCAGGTGCTGTTGCAAGGCAATCCAGCGCATCAATTGGCGACCTGCGCTTCAGACCTGGTGGAGCTGTTCGACAGTGGATCATGGCTCTGTATTGTGCAGCAGATGTTCAAAGGCACTTTCGATTGCACCCAGCGCACCTGGACATGGCTGGATCTGAGCATCCCCGAATGGAGCCTGCTGTTCTTCGTCGCAATGACGATTCTGGGTGTCTATCAGTTATTGCGCCTTCTCTGGATCGCCATGCGGCGACCGCTCAGCGGCGAATCGTCGCAACAAGCCCTGTTGAAAGATTAA
- a CDS encoding FKBP-type peptidyl-prolyl cis-trans isomerase: MSRYLFLSLCVIFSVAQAAEKNQENDAHDLAYSLGASLGERLRQEVPDLQLKALVEGLQQAYQGKPLALKDEQIEQILSEHEARVAMQTPAPENQLAVENEKRFLAEEKAKPGVRELADGILMTELTPGNGTKAGPNGKVQVLYIGRLPDGTVFDQNDQPQWFSLDSVISGWRSALQQMPVGAKWRLVIPSAQAYGADGAGDLIAPFTPLVFEVELRGAAG; encoded by the coding sequence ATGTCGCGCTACCTTTTTTTATCGCTGTGCGTGATTTTTTCCGTGGCTCAGGCCGCCGAAAAAAACCAGGAAAACGACGCTCACGATCTCGCTTACAGCCTCGGTGCGAGCCTCGGCGAACGCCTGCGCCAAGAGGTTCCCGATCTGCAACTCAAGGCTCTGGTCGAAGGGTTGCAGCAGGCCTATCAAGGCAAGCCACTGGCGTTGAAAGACGAGCAGATCGAACAGATTCTGTCCGAGCACGAAGCCCGGGTTGCGATGCAGACACCGGCACCGGAAAACCAGTTGGCGGTAGAAAATGAAAAGCGTTTTCTCGCCGAGGAAAAAGCCAAGCCCGGTGTTCGTGAACTGGCCGATGGAATACTGATGACGGAATTGACACCGGGCAACGGAACCAAGGCCGGACCGAACGGAAAAGTACAGGTGCTGTACATCGGACGCCTGCCTGACGGCACCGTGTTCGACCAGAACGATCAGCCGCAGTGGTTCAGTCTCGATAGCGTGATCAGTGGCTGGCGCAGTGCGTTGCAGCAAATGCCGGTCGGCGCGAAATGGCGCCTGGTGATTCCATCGGCGCAAGCCTATGGTGCCGACGGCGCGGGCGACCTGATCGCACCGTTCACGCCTCTGGTATTTGAAGTCGAATTGCGCGGCGCAGCCGGCTGA
- a CDS encoding uroporphyrinogen-III synthase → MTGWRLLLTRPADESAALSAVLAEQGIFSSSLPLLDIVPIPASDTMRDVVQGLGRYCAVIVVSKPAARISVELLNRFSSQTPPVKWFSVGAATARILEDRGLDVSYPLEGDDSEALLELPNLRDAIAGPDPRVLIMRGEGGRELLAERLREQGASVDYLELYRRELPHYPAATLPERIRVERLNALVVSSGQGFEHLHQLAGDAWPQLARLPLFVPSPRVAELARAAGALTVVDCRGASAAALLTAIREQPVPVS, encoded by the coding sequence GTGACGGGCTGGCGCCTGCTGCTGACGCGTCCGGCGGATGAGTCGGCGGCGCTGAGCGCAGTCCTGGCGGAGCAGGGGATTTTCAGCAGCAGCTTGCCGCTTTTGGACATCGTGCCGATCCCTGCCTCTGACACAATGCGGGACGTGGTCCAGGGTCTCGGTCGCTATTGTGCGGTGATCGTGGTCAGCAAGCCTGCCGCGCGAATCAGTGTCGAACTGCTCAACCGGTTTTCCTCGCAGACGCCGCCTGTGAAATGGTTCAGCGTCGGCGCGGCGACGGCGCGGATTCTGGAAGATCGCGGCCTGGACGTGAGCTATCCCCTGGAAGGCGATGACAGCGAAGCCTTGCTTGAATTGCCGAACCTGCGCGATGCCATCGCCGGGCCTGATCCACGGGTGCTGATCATGCGTGGGGAAGGCGGTCGCGAACTGCTGGCAGAGCGCTTGCGCGAGCAAGGTGCTAGTGTCGATTATCTGGAACTGTACCGCCGCGAGCTGCCGCACTACCCGGCAGCGACGCTGCCGGAGCGGATCCGGGTGGAACGCCTGAATGCGCTGGTGGTCAGCAGTGGACAGGGTTTTGAGCACCTGCATCAATTGGCTGGCGACGCCTGGCCGCAGTTGGCGCGGTTGCCGTTGTTTGTACCAAGTCCCAGGGTTGCCGAGCTGGCACGTGCCGCCGGTGCCCTGACAGTTGTGGATTGTCGTGGCGCCAGTGCCGCGGCCTTGCTGACGGCGATACGGGAGCAACCCGTACCCGTTTCCTAA
- a CDS encoding uroporphyrinogen-III C-methyltransferase, protein MSETALPKEDVRPVLDAPIETPPPAVEPRRGNGLAIVALLLGAAGVAVGGWGVWQVRHLQATNQQQLSQVQALSDEAQSLKLNDQRLSARLEQLPAADVLEERSRLVIQLQGDQQRLNQRLETVLGASRKDWRLAEAEHLLRLASLRLSALQDISSAQALVQGADDILREQNDPGSFAAREQVAKTLVALRSTDQPDRTGLFLRLGALREQVTGLTELAPEYKDRGESLLGLTADGDGASRWAQWWDQISRYIRIDFNADKNVRPLLAGQSLSQVRLALSLALEQAQWAALNGQAAVYSQALDEARDVLKGNFNPDNQQSKVMLEQVAELSKQPVTVVTPDLTGTLSAVQGYLERRNINAEDSVKPLTKPAASTAQEATP, encoded by the coding sequence GTGAGCGAAACAGCCTTGCCTAAAGAAGACGTCCGGCCAGTGCTTGATGCGCCGATTGAAACGCCACCACCCGCCGTAGAGCCGCGCCGAGGCAACGGGCTCGCCATCGTCGCCCTGTTGCTGGGCGCTGCCGGTGTTGCGGTGGGCGGTTGGGGAGTCTGGCAGGTGCGCCACTTGCAGGCGACCAATCAACAGCAATTGAGTCAGGTCCAGGCTTTGAGCGATGAAGCGCAAAGCCTGAAACTCAATGACCAGCGACTGAGCGCGCGTCTGGAGCAACTGCCCGCTGCCGACGTGCTGGAAGAGCGCAGCCGCCTGGTCATTCAGTTGCAGGGCGATCAGCAACGACTCAATCAACGCCTGGAAACGGTGCTCGGTGCCAGCCGCAAGGATTGGCGCCTGGCCGAGGCCGAGCACTTGCTGCGCCTGGCCAGCCTGCGCCTGTCGGCGTTGCAGGACATCAGCAGCGCCCAGGCCCTGGTGCAGGGTGCCGACGATATTCTTCGCGAGCAAAACGACCCGGGCTCCTTTGCCGCGCGCGAGCAGGTGGCCAAGACCCTGGTGGCGCTGCGCAGCACCGATCAGCCGGATCGCACCGGGCTGTTCCTGCGCCTGGGCGCGCTACGCGAACAGGTGACCGGCCTCACCGAGCTGGCTCCCGAATACAAGGACCGTGGCGAGTCGCTGCTGGGCCTGACCGCCGACGGTGACGGCGCCAGTCGCTGGGCGCAATGGTGGGATCAGATTTCGCGCTATATCCGTATCGATTTCAACGCCGATAAAAACGTCCGACCACTGCTCGCCGGGCAGAGTTTGAGCCAGGTGCGCCTGGCCTTGAGCCTGGCACTGGAACAGGCGCAATGGGCCGCGCTCAATGGCCAGGCGGCGGTTTACAGCCAGGCGCTGGACGAGGCGCGTGACGTGCTCAAGGGCAACTTCAATCCGGACAACCAGCAGAGCAAGGTGATGCTTGAACAGGTGGCCGAACTGAGCAAACAGCCAGTCACCGTGGTCACCCCTGACCTGACCGGTACGCTGAGCGCAGTGCAGGGTTACCTGGAGCGTCGCAACATCAACGCCGAGGACTCGGTCAAGCCGCTGACCAAACCTGCCGCGAGCACCGCGCAGGAGGCCACGCCATGA
- a CDS encoding heme biosynthesis protein HemY, translated as MKRLYVILFLVIAASAALGLAIAEHSGYVLIAYKSFRYESSLWATLALVAVLWLLFWGIKALIELVLTSGGVVNPWSRRNRSRRVQVAIEHGQLDLAEGRWASAQRHLQRAAEAERQPLLYYLGAARAANEQGHYEESDNLLERALERQPQAELAIALSHAQLQTDRGDTEGALATLQAMRERHPHNAQVLRQLQRLHQQRGEWSAVIRLLPELRKDKALPAAELAELERRAWGKNLSLAAQREEDGTVGLQSLKGAWEQLTSAQRQEPQLVLAYAEQLRQLGAQVEAEEVLRTALKRNYDSHLARLYGLVRGSDPARQLHLAEGWLKEHPADSGLLLTLGRLCLQSSLWGKARDYLESSLRMERNPEACAELARLLAQMGDTERSNQLFQEGLGLLDERLLAAPLPVPARA; from the coding sequence ATGAAGCGCCTGTATGTGATCCTGTTTCTGGTCATCGCCGCCTCGGCAGCGCTGGGGTTGGCGATAGCCGAGCATTCCGGTTACGTGCTGATCGCTTACAAGAGCTTCCGTTACGAGTCGAGCCTGTGGGCGACTCTGGCCCTGGTGGCGGTGCTGTGGCTGCTGTTCTGGGGCATCAAGGCACTGATCGAGCTAGTGCTGACGTCCGGCGGTGTGGTCAATCCCTGGTCGCGGCGCAACCGCAGTCGTCGGGTGCAGGTGGCGATCGAACACGGCCAGCTGGACCTGGCGGAAGGTCGTTGGGCCAGTGCGCAGCGTCACTTGCAACGGGCCGCGGAAGCCGAGCGCCAACCGCTGCTTTATTACCTCGGCGCTGCCCGCGCCGCGAACGAACAAGGGCACTACGAAGAAAGCGACAACCTGCTGGAGCGAGCGCTGGAGCGCCAGCCACAGGCCGAGCTGGCCATTGCCTTGAGTCATGCGCAATTGCAGACCGATCGTGGTGATACCGAAGGGGCGCTGGCGACGCTGCAAGCCATGCGTGAGCGGCACCCGCATAACGCACAGGTGTTGCGTCAGTTGCAGCGTTTGCATCAGCAGCGAGGCGAATGGTCGGCGGTGATTCGCCTGCTGCCGGAATTGCGCAAGGACAAGGCCCTGCCAGCGGCCGAACTCGCGGAGCTTGAGCGTCGCGCCTGGGGCAAGAATCTTTCCCTGGCGGCGCAGCGGGAAGAGGACGGAACCGTTGGCTTGCAATCGCTCAAGGGCGCATGGGAGCAACTGACGTCTGCTCAACGCCAGGAACCGCAACTGGTGCTCGCCTACGCCGAGCAACTGCGGCAACTGGGGGCGCAGGTCGAGGCAGAAGAGGTGTTGCGCACAGCGCTCAAGCGCAACTATGACAGTCACCTGGCGCGCCTTTACGGGCTGGTTCGCGGCAGCGACCCGGCGCGTCAATTGCACCTTGCCGAAGGCTGGCTCAAGGAGCATCCCGCCGATTCCGGTCTGCTGCTGACCCTGGGTCGTCTGTGCCTGCAAAGCAGCCTGTGGGGCAAGGCCCGTGACTATCTGGAAAGCAGCCTGCGCATGGAGCGCAATCCGGAGGCCTGCGCCGAGCTGGCGCGGCTGTTGGCGCAAATGGGTGATACCGAGCGCAGCAACCAGCTGTTCCAGGAAGGTCTGGGATTGCTGGATGAGCGCTTGCTCGCGGCGCCGTTACCGGTGCCCGCACGCGCATGA
- a CDS encoding glutathione S-transferase, whose product MIQLYGFSVSNYYNMVKLALLEKGLPFEEVPFYGGQTPEALAISPRGKVPVLKTAKGFINETMVILDYIEQTQKGTPLLPNDAFERSQVLALAKEIELYIELPARACYPEAFFGSTVPDAIKEKTKAELLLGFASLARHGKFSPYVAGDSLSVADLYFLYSVPLAYGVAKKLFGIDLLAELPGARSLLERLEQNPNVQRIAADKEAAMPAFMAMVAGKK is encoded by the coding sequence ATGATTCAGCTTTATGGTTTCTCCGTCAGCAACTACTACAACATGGTCAAGCTGGCACTGTTGGAAAAAGGACTGCCCTTCGAAGAAGTGCCGTTCTACGGCGGCCAAACCCCCGAGGCGTTGGCCATCAGTCCTCGCGGGAAAGTCCCGGTGTTGAAAACCGCGAAGGGATTCATCAATGAAACCATGGTGATCCTGGACTACATCGAGCAGACCCAGAAAGGCACGCCGCTGCTGCCCAACGATGCGTTCGAGCGCTCACAGGTGCTGGCGCTGGCCAAGGAAATCGAGCTGTACATCGAACTGCCCGCGCGCGCCTGCTATCCCGAAGCGTTTTTCGGTTCGACAGTGCCGGATGCCATCAAGGAGAAGACCAAGGCCGAGTTGCTGCTGGGCTTTGCATCCCTGGCGCGACATGGCAAGTTCAGCCCTTATGTGGCGGGTGACAGCTTGAGCGTGGCGGACCTGTATTTCCTGTACAGCGTGCCGCTGGCCTATGGAGTGGCGAAGAAGTTGTTTGGCATTGATCTGTTGGCTGAGCTGCCGGGTGCGCGGTCGCTGCTGGAGCGTCTGGAGCAGAATCCGAACGTTCAGCGGATCGCGGCGGACAAGGAAGCGGCGATGCCGGCGTTCATGGCGATGGTCGCTGGCAAGAAGTAG
- a CDS encoding TIGR02647 family protein, with product MSLTPELVAELEILALFNLDSSQEGLKIHQSAAPQAIAAAKRLYEKDLIDQPDGGYLTSLGRDAAQGVQTVLTILKAEETA from the coding sequence ATGTCGCTTACCCCTGAGTTGGTTGCCGAACTGGAAATCCTCGCACTCTTCAACCTGGACAGCTCCCAGGAAGGTTTGAAAATTCATCAGTCCGCTGCCCCGCAAGCCATCGCCGCAGCCAAACGCTTATATGAAAAGGATCTGATCGACCAGCCTGATGGCGGCTACCTCACCAGCCTGGGCCGTGACGCCGCACAAGGTGTGCAAACCGTGCTCACCATTCTGAAAGCCGAAGAAACAGCCTGA
- the hemC gene encoding hydroxymethylbilane synthase translates to MSTRQIRIATRKSALALWQAEYVKARLEEAHPGLLVTLVPMVSRGDKLLDSPLSKIGGKGLFVKELETALLENEADIAVHSMKDVPMDFPQGLGLFCICEREDPRDAFVSNTYSSLDALPPGSIVGTSSLRRQAQLLTRRPDLEIRFLRGNVNTRLAKLDAGEYDAIILASAGLIRLGFEDRITSAISVDDSLPAGGQGAVGIECRSADSEIHALLAPLHHQDTATRVTAERALNKHLNGGCQVPIACYAVLEGEQVWLRGLVGDPSGGLLLSAQARAPRGDAEALGVQVAEDLLNQGAADILKAVYGEAGYE, encoded by the coding sequence ATGTCCACTCGCCAAATCCGCATCGCCACCCGTAAAAGCGCTCTAGCCCTGTGGCAGGCCGAATACGTCAAAGCCCGCCTGGAAGAGGCCCATCCGGGCCTGCTCGTGACCCTGGTTCCGATGGTCAGTCGCGGCGACAAGCTGCTCGACTCGCCGTTGTCGAAAATCGGCGGCAAGGGCCTGTTCGTCAAGGAGCTGGAAACCGCGCTGCTGGAAAACGAAGCCGACATCGCCGTGCACTCCATGAAGGACGTGCCGATGGACTTCCCCCAAGGCCTGGGCCTGTTCTGTATCTGCGAGCGCGAAGACCCGCGTGACGCCTTTGTCTCCAATACCTATTCCAGTCTCGATGCGTTGCCGCCAGGCAGCATCGTCGGCACTTCGAGCCTGCGTCGCCAGGCTCAGCTGCTGACCCGTCGCCCGGACCTGGAAATCCGCTTCCTGCGCGGTAACGTCAACACCCGCCTGGCCAAGCTGGATGCAGGCGAGTACGACGCGATCATCCTGGCGTCCGCCGGTTTGATCCGCTTGGGTTTCGAGGATCGCATCACCTCGGCCATCAGTGTCGACGACAGCCTGCCGGCCGGTGGCCAGGGCGCGGTAGGCATCGAGTGCCGCAGCGCCGACAGCGAAATCCACGCCTTGCTCGCACCGCTGCATCACCAGGACACCGCGACCCGCGTCACTGCCGAACGCGCGCTCAACAAACACCTCAATGGCGGCTGCCAGGTGCCGATCGCCTGCTACGCCGTGCTGGAAGGCGAGCAGGTCTGGTTGCGCGGGCTGGTGGGCGATCCGAGTGGTGGTCTGCTGCTCAGTGCCCAAGCGCGTGCACCCCGTGGCGATGCTGAAGCCCTGGGCGTGCAAGTAGCCGAAGACCTGTTGAATCAGGGCGCCGCCGACATACTGAAAGCGGTTTATGGCGAGGCGGGCTACGAGTGA
- the rsd gene encoding sigma D regulator → MLESCQNAQERWGGVHLLIDRWLQERRELIGAYDTLGAEPAALGESRKPLQEFCGVLVDYVSAGHFEIYEQLTGEAKAFNDKRGLELAETIYPRIDVITEKLLAFNDLCDEGKCVAEKFKELGGLLHERFELEDCLIEVLHTAHKEADSVQV, encoded by the coding sequence ATGCTCGAAAGTTGTCAGAATGCTCAGGAACGCTGGGGTGGAGTGCACCTGCTGATCGATCGCTGGTTGCAGGAGCGTCGAGAACTGATCGGGGCCTATGACACGCTTGGCGCAGAGCCGGCGGCCCTGGGTGAAAGCCGCAAACCCTTGCAGGAGTTCTGCGGCGTGCTGGTCGATTACGTATCGGCCGGTCACTTCGAAATCTACGAACAGCTGACGGGGGAGGCCAAGGCCTTCAACGACAAGCGCGGCCTGGAACTCGCCGAGACGATCTATCCGCGCATCGATGTCATCACCGAGAAGCTCCTGGCGTTCAACGACCTGTGTGATGAAGGCAAGTGCGTCGCGGAGAAATTCAAGGAGCTTGGCGGCCTGTTGCACGAACGCTTCGAGCTGGAAGACTGCCTGATCGAAGTGCTGCACACCGCTCACAAGGAAGCGGACTCGGTTCAGGTCTGA
- a CDS encoding LytR/AlgR family response regulator transcription factor has product MNVLIVDDDPIARERLSRMVGELEGYSVLEPSATNGEEALALIDSHKPDIVLLDIRMPGLDGLQVAARLCERETPPAVVFCAGADEYSEGALRASAVGYLVKPVRTEQLNDALKKAERPNRMQLSALTRPAAESGSGPRSHISARTRKGIELIPIDQVVYFIADHKYVTLRHEAGEVLLDEPLKALEDEFGERFVRIHRNALVARDRIERLQRTPLGHFQLFLKGLNGDALIVSRRHVAGVRKMMQQL; this is encoded by the coding sequence ATGAATGTCCTGATCGTTGATGACGACCCTATTGCCCGCGAGCGCCTGAGCCGAATGGTTGGCGAACTCGAGGGATACAGTGTCCTGGAGCCCAGCGCCACGAACGGCGAAGAAGCGTTGGCACTGATCGACAGCCACAAGCCGGATATCGTGTTGCTCGATATCCGCATGCCCGGCCTCGATGGCCTGCAGGTGGCTGCACGATTGTGCGAACGCGAAACCCCGCCCGCCGTGGTGTTCTGCGCAGGAGCCGATGAATATTCCGAGGGAGCCTTACGGGCCAGCGCCGTAGGCTATCTGGTGAAACCGGTGAGAACTGAACAGTTAAACGACGCGTTAAAAAAAGCCGAACGCCCCAATCGCATGCAACTCTCCGCCCTGACCCGGCCGGCGGCCGAAAGTGGCAGCGGTCCTCGCAGCCATATCAGTGCGCGCACCCGCAAGGGGATCGAACTGATTCCCATCGATCAGGTGGTCTACTTCATCGCCGATCACAAATACGTGACCTTGCGCCATGAAGCGGGCGAAGTGCTGCTGGATGAGCCGCTCAAGGCCCTTGAGGACGAGTTCGGCGAGCGTTTCGTGCGCATACACCGAAACGCCCTGGTCGCCCGCGACCGCATTGAACGCTTGCAGCGCACACCGCTGGGGCATTTTCAGCTGTTCCTGAAAGGCTTGAACGGCGATGCACTGATCGTCAGCCGGCGTCATGTGGCTGGCGTGCGGAAAATGATGCAGCAGCTTTGA
- the argH gene encoding argininosuccinate lyase, producing the protein MSTDKTNQSWGGRFSEPVDAFVARFTASVTFDQRLYRHDIMGSIAHATMLAKVGVLTDAERDSIIDGLKTIQGEIEAGQFDWRIDLEDVHMNIEARLTDRIGVTGKKLHTGRSRNDQVATDIRLWLRDEIDLILGEITRLQKGLLEQAEREAGSIMPGFTHLQTAQPVTFGHHMLAWFEMLSRDYERLVDCRKRTNRMPLGSAALAGTTYPIDREYTAQLLGFEAVGGNSLDNVSDRDFAIEFCSAASIAMMHLSRFSEELVLWTSAQFQFIDLPDRFCTGSSIMPQKKNPDVPELVRGKTGRVFGAVMGLLTLMKGQPLAYNKDNQEDKEPLFDAADTLRDSLRAFADMIPAIKPKHAIMREAALRGFSTATDLADYLVRRGLPFRDCHEIVGHAVKYGVESGKDLAEMSLEELRKFSDQIDQDVFAVLTLEGSVNARDHIGGTAPAQVKAAVVRGQTLLASR; encoded by the coding sequence ATGAGCACTGACAAGACCAATCAGTCCTGGGGCGGCCGCTTCAGTGAACCCGTCGACGCCTTCGTCGCCCGCTTCACCGCCTCCGTCACCTTCGACCAGCGCCTGTATCGCCACGACATCATGGGTTCGATAGCCCACGCCACCATGCTGGCCAAGGTCGGCGTGCTGACCGATGCCGAGCGCGACAGCATCATCGACGGCCTGAAGACCATCCAGGGTGAAATCGAGGCCGGCCAGTTCGACTGGCGCATCGACCTGGAAGACGTGCACATGAACATCGAGGCGCGTCTGACCGACCGCATCGGCGTCACCGGTAAAAAACTGCACACCGGTCGCAGCCGTAACGACCAGGTCGCCACCGACATCCGCCTGTGGCTGCGTGACGAGATCGACCTGATCCTGGGCGAAATCACCCGCCTGCAAAAAGGCTTGCTGGAACAGGCCGAGCGCGAAGCCGGCAGTATCATGCCGGGCTTCACTCACCTGCAAACCGCGCAGCCGGTGACCTTCGGGCACCACATGCTGGCCTGGTTCGAAATGCTCAGCCGCGACTACGAGCGCCTCGTCGACTGCCGCAAGCGCACCAACCGCATGCCGCTGGGCAGCGCCGCGCTGGCCGGCACCACCTACCCGATCGACCGCGAATACACCGCGCAACTGCTGGGTTTCGAAGCCGTTGGCGGCAACTCCCTGGACAACGTCTCCGATCGCGACTTCGCCATTGAATTCTGCTCCGCCGCGAGCATCGCGATGATGCACCTGTCGCGCTTCTCCGAAGAGCTGGTGCTGTGGACCAGCGCGCAGTTCCAGTTCATCGATCTGCCAGACCGTTTCTGCACCGGCAGTTCGATCATGCCGCAAAAGAAAAACCCGGACGTGCCAGAGCTGGTACGTGGCAAAACCGGTCGTGTATTCGGCGCGGTGATGGGCCTGTTGACCCTGATGAAGGGCCAGCCGCTGGCCTACAACAAGGACAACCAGGAAGACAAGGAACCGCTGTTCGACGCCGCCGACACCCTGCGCGACTCGCTGCGCGCCTTTGCCGACATGATCCCGGCGATCAAGCCCAAGCACGCCATCATGCGCGAAGCGGCCCTGCGCGGCTTCTCAACTGCCACCGACCTGGCCGACTACCTCGTACGTCGCGGCCTGCCGTTCCGTGATTGCCACGAAATCGTGGGCCATGCGGTGAAGTACGGTGTGGAAAGCGGCAAGGACCTGGCGGAAATGAGCCTCGAAGAGCTGCGCAAGTTCAGCGACCAGATCGATCAGGACGTGTTTGCCGTGCTGACCCTGGAAGGTTCGGTCAATGCCCGTGACCACATTGGCGGCACTGCACCGGCTCAGGTGAAAGCTGCAGTGGTACGCGGTCAGACGCTGCTCGCCAGCCGCTAA